In the genome of Labrus mixtus chromosome 21, fLabMix1.1, whole genome shotgun sequence, one region contains:
- the svild gene encoding supervillin, whose amino-acid sequence MDGIDTLQSSALETKAERIARYKAERKRELAERYGNTDEFTSKYVRRDRKIDDTAETVSSEKKEKDKYDDNGSEKSYTRRGLRNKAAEPVDHTEDEPEQEKVETHHRETEVVTSIKISSQFRLIETDDTEEPKGEEKSEEPVKRTSKTSLSKDLEGTEDGGSGQRANARVRCQLMSSQEEESSGSGSKVMDEKEASEELHENAATVEEEKPPSLSNDQDSSPPSSSPCQPTSLQRQDSGPRGIRGILKKSRSTSLESDHSEGSTPECTLPARQSSVTLSHPESGEEEEEEGEMEEEEEEEEEEEEIEEEVDGESDREDESLTEDMTDGGSFSIETQQREESGSSSGGSFEEMRSPSPDESLEQRSSVSEDVEELESSLDGSTGSSIKQRLAEFNTEGEKTDRLKKLKPSDLIQTSLADRFGQLQDSENAWRKKKSSVALEPKMSLADRMKILKDKEEQWKNRGKGAANDSTQFTVAGRMAKRGLVLDTGKEESPLIALKKCNATPVKPHEEISSRSDVKVEGDKRLDKLESFLDKLHSKGVSQSKSSTIEVMAQTEKEVMTLDDEETFGNFYKSVSPSTLQDSSLVLTEEDLSQIQANTPKLDSAVAEHKRAVRPARRNQGSRNPLRALAARNDIRKVYTEQRLNVATVETKRIQVERMAKHARSNLADVALAGLASKENFRKVNLRNVKSTDVVTNNSALPFNKLMLIRIKGRRHVQVRLMEPTARSLNSGDCFLLITPKHCYMWSGEFANVIEKAKASEMAAFVQAKRDLGCKAPQVTNLEEGINTDSRWANEFWSLLGGKTKYRGAGEPEEDELYESGVCDSNGVYRLQGDKLVPHEDAWASIPSVSLLDSKEVLVFDFGSEVYVWHGKDVSLGDRKVAVKLGKQLYSGSYDFSNCRVNPLDASCTDKDVPQQGEGRPSWTLFGRLSEHNETALFREKFLDWAERKKEEAAQLEEVKSPVHSTDRTSFDLDLQPCDAKTLLDNEPGPVKTVLEGVDVQRGHGIVRADDGRQAELSTVVVDSWHIKEHGEEELPEESLGQLHQEDTYIIRWKYSITTLVGKRQKPGELSAGAPGRERTACFFWQGRHSSVSEKGTSALMTVELGSHRGSQVLVTEGKEPPCFLQLFQGGLVIHKGSREDSANNTDGWRLFCVRGEAEVEASLVEVDCQRASLRSRASLVLLNAQKSRLYLWHGCKAHASARQVAKRAADKVTQRCPSELGLSSASSLEVEEVEEGSEPAEFTKALGPQHKKAYDCMLQDPGKYNYTPRLFRLRASSGVFEGEEKLYPARVMEGVMAMPFLQENLYSAQQPALFMLDNRMEVYLWQGWQPDDTQCTGSAKIRWNNERKCAMETVLQYCKEKNSRRPPLAYLVLAGCEPLTFTNIFPYWEKDTSIPSKTESSKTKVILVKEALSKLSKQQYSIEELTRKPLPEGVDPLRLEVYLSDQDFKTLLEMSRVEFNALPNWKQKNLKKSKGLF is encoded by the exons ATGGATGGAATTGACACTTTGCAGAGCTCGGCTCTAGAGACAAAAGCTGAGCGAATCGCTCGCTATAAGGCAGAAAGGAAGAGGGAGCTTGCCGAGCGCTATGGAAACACAGACGAATTTACCTCCAAATATGTCCGCAGGGACAGGAAAATTGACGACACTGCCGAAACGGTATCTTCcgaaaaaaaggagaaggatAAATACGACGATAATGGATCAGAGAAATCTTATACCAGGAGGGGCCTCAGGAATAAAGCAGCAGAACCAGTGGACCACACTGAAGATGAGCCGGAGCAGGAAAAAGTGGAGACTcaccacagagagacagaagttGTCACATCTATCAAGATTTCCTCGCAATTCAG actGATAGAAACTGATGACACAGAGGAGCCAAAGG GTGAAGAGAAGTCTGAGGAACCAGTCAAGAGGACTTCCAAAACATCTCTTTCCAAG GACCTGGAGGGGACTGAGGATGGAGGCAGCGGCCAACGAGCCAACGCCAGAGTGAGGTGTCAGCTGATGAGCAGTCAAGAAGAGGAATCCTCTGGCAG CGGAAGCAAAGTAATGGATGAGAAAGAGGCCTCAGAGgagcttcatgaaaatgctgcAACTGTAGAGGAAGAGAAG CCTCCATCCCTCAGCAATGACCAAGATtcctcccccccttcctcttctccctgcCAGCCAACCTCCCTGCAGCGCCAAGACTCTGGACCTCGGGGCATCAGGGGAATACTAAAGAAAAGCCGCTCCACCAGCTTGGAGTCGGACCACAGTGAGGGCTCGACGCCTGAGTGCACGCTGCCGGCCCGCCAGAGCAGCGTCACCCTTAGCCACCCGGAgagcggggaggaggaggaggaggagggggagatggaagaggaggaagaggaggaagaggaggaagaggagatagaggaagaggtggatggggagagtgacagagaggatGAGTCATTGACTGAGGATATGACTGATGGAGGAAGCTTCAGCATCGAAacacagcagagggaggagagtggcagcagcagcggggGGAGCTTTGAGGAGATGCGGAGTCCCTCGCCTGATGAGAGTCTGGAGCAGAGGTCCTCGGTGTCAGAGGatgtggaggagctggagagcagTTTGGATGGAAGCACAGGCTCTTCTATCAAACAGAG ACTGGCAGAGTTTAATACTGAAGGTGAGAAGACGGACAGACTGAAGAAACTCAAACCATCTGATCTGATCCAAACGTCTCTGGCTGATCGCTTTGGTCAGCTCCAAGATTCTGAAAATGCCTGGAGGAAAAAG AAATCCAGCGTAGCCTTGGAGCCGAAGATGTCTCTGGCAGATAGGATGAAGATCCTTAAAGACAAGGAGGAGCAGTGGAAGAATAGAGGCAAAGGAGCAGCCAACGACTCCACCCAATTCACTGTGGCTGGACGCATGGCCAAGAGAG GTCTTGTGTTGGACACGGGAAAAGAAGAGTCTCCTCTCATTGCTCTCAAAAAGTGTAATGCCACACCGGTAAAGCCACACGaag AAATCTCCAGTAGAAGTGACGTAAAGGTAGAAGGAGATAAACGGCTTGACAAGCTTGAGTCTTTCCTCGACAAGCTCCATAGTAAAG GCGTGAGCCAAAGCAAGTCATCCACCATTGAGGTGATGGCACAAACCGAGAAAGAAGTGATGACCCTGGATGACGAGGAGACATTCGGCAACTTCTACAAATCTGTCTCGCCCTCGACGCTCCAGGACTCCAGTTTGGTTCTGACAGAGGAGGACCTGAGCCAGATCCAGGCTAACACACCAAA GCTGGACTCAGCCGTGGCAGAACACAAGCGAGCTGTACGACCAGCCAGAAGGAATCAGGGCTCCAGGAACCCTCTGCGAGCTCTGGCTGCCCGCAACGACATCCGGAAGGTCTACACTGAGCAGAGGCTGAATGTAGCAACAGTGGAGACTAAGAGGATCCAAGTGGAGAGGA TGGCAAAACATGCCAGATCAAACCTGGCTGACGTGGCCTTGGCGGGTCTGGCCAGCAAGGAGAACTTCCGCAAGGTCAACCTGCGCAACGTCAAGTCCACGGATGTTGTGACCAACAACAGTGCTCTGCCTTTCAACAAGCTCATGCTCATTCGCATTAAAG GTCGGCGGCATGTTCAAGTGCGTCTGATGGAGCCCACGGCGCGCTCCCTGAACAGTGGTGACTGCTTCCTTCTCATAACGCCGAAACACTGCTATATGTGGAGTGGAGAGTTTGCCAACGTCATTGAGAAAGCAAAG GCGTCTGAGATGGCAGCGTTTGTTCAGGCAAAGAGGGACCTTGGGTGTAAAGCCCCGCAGGTGACGAACCTGGAGGAAGGCATCAACACTGATAGCAGATGGGCCAACGAATTCTGGAGCCTGCTCGGAGGAAAAACCAAATACAGAG gggCTGGGGAGCCAGAGGAGGACGAGCTGTATGAGAGCGGAGTGTGTGACTCTAACGGGGTGTACAGACTCCAGGGAGACAAGCTGGTGCCTCATGAGGACGCCTGGGCCTCCATCCCGAGTGTCTCCTTGCTCGATTCTAAAGAG GTCCTCGTGTTTGACTTTGGCAGTGAGGTGTACGTCTGGCATGGGAAAGACGTCTCCTTGGGTGACAGAAAAGTGGCTGTTAAATTGGGTAAACAGCTCTACAGCGGCAGCTATGACTTCAGCAACTGCAGAGTGAACCCTTTAGACGCTTCCTGCACGGATAAAGATGTACCTCA ACAGGGGGAGGGTCGTCCGAGCTGGACTCTGTTTGGTCGGCTATCAGAGCACAATGAGACGGCCCTTTTCAGAGAGAAGTTCTTGGACTGGGccgagaggaagaaggaggaagcaGCACAGCTTGAGGAAGTCAAG agTCCAGTCCACTCAACTGATCGTACCTCCTTCGACTTGGACCTGCAACCATGTGACGCCAAAACCCTGCTTGACAACGAGCCGGGGCCGGTGAAGACAGTCCTTGAGGGCGTGGACGTCCAGCGGGGCCACGGCATTGTGAGGGCAGATGACGGCAGACAGGCGGAGCTGTCGACAGTAGTAGTAGACTCCTGGCACATCAAAGAGCACGGAGAGGAGGAGCTGCCTGAGGAGAGCCTGGGACAACTGCACCAAGAAGACACCTACATCATCCGATGGAAGTACTCCATCACCACACTCG TGGGGAAGCGACAGAAACCCGGTGAGCTGAGTGCGGGGGCTCCTGGGAGAGAGAGGACTGCCTGTTTTTTCTGGCAGGGCCGTCACTCCAGCGTCAGTGAGAAAGGAACTTCTGCTCTGATGACCGTGGAGCTGGGCAGCCACAGGGGGTCACAA GTGTTGGTGACTGAGGGAAAAGAGCCTCCGTGCTTCCTCCAGCTCTTCCAGGGAGGTTTGGTCATCCACAAGGGCAGCAGAGAGGACAGTGCCAACAACACAG ATGGCTGGAGGTTGTTCTGTGTCCGTGGTGAGGCCGAGGTGGAGGCCTCTCTGGTGGAGGTAGACTGCCAGCGAGCCAGTCTGCGCTCTCGTGCCAGCTTGGTGCTTCTGAATGCTCAGAAATCTCGCCTCTACCTGTGGCACGGCTGTAAAGCTCACGCCAGCGCCCGGCAGGTGGCTAAAAGAGCTGCGGACAAAGTGACCCAAAG GTGCCCCTCAGAGTTAGGTCTGAGCAGTGCAAGCAGCCTCGaagtggaggaggtggaggaggggtcTGAACCAGCAGAGTTCACAAAGGCTCTGGGTCCGCAGCACAAAAAGGCCTACGACTGTATGCTGCAAG ATCCAGGGAAGTACAATTACACACCCCGGCTGTTCCGGTTAAGAGCAAGCTCAGGGGTGTTCGAAGGGGAGGAGAAGCTGTATCCAGCCAGGGTGATGGAGGGAGTCATGGCCATGCCCTTCCTGCAGGAGAACCTCTACTCAGCGCAGCAGCCAG CCCTGTTCATGCTTGATAATCGTATGGAGGTGTACCTGTGGCAGGGCTGGCAGCCTGATGACACACAGTGCACTGGCTCCGCAAAGATCCGCTGGAACAATGAGAGGAAGTGCGCAATGGAGACCGTGCTGCAGTACTGCAAAG AGAAGAATTCTCGGAGGCCCCCTCTGGCCTATCTGGTCCTTGCAGGCTGTGAACCCCTCACATTCACCAACATCTTTCCATACTGGGAGAAAGACACCAGTATCCCTTCAAAG ACTGAGAGCTCCAAAACCAAGGTGATCCTAGTGAAGGAGGCTCTGTCCAAGCTCAGTAAACAGCAGTACTCCATCGAGGAACTGACCAGGAAACCACTGCCAGAGGGAGTGGACCCTCTACGCCTGGAGGTGTACCTGTCCGACCAGGACTTCAAG ACGCTTCTTGAGATGAGTCGAGTCGAGTTCAACGCTCTGCCAAACTGGAAACAAAAGAATCTGAAGAAAAGCAAAGGCCTCTTTTAA